tacagtgtgtaggggttagggatacagtgtgtaggggttagggttacagtgtgtaggggttagggttacagtgtgtaggggttagggatacagtgtgtaggggttagggatacagtgtgtaggggttagggatacagtgtgtaggggttagggttacagtgtgtagggttagggatacagtgtaggggttaggggttaggtttacagtgtgtaggggttagggtacagtgtgtagggttaggggttagggatacagtgtgtaggggttaggggtaggtttacagtgtgtaggggttagggttacagtgtgtaggggttagggggtaggtttacagtgtgtaggggttaggtttacagtgtgtaggggttagggttacagtgtgtaggggttagggttacagtgtgtaggggttaggtttacagtgtgtaggggttagggttacagtgtgtaggggttagggttacagtgtgtaggggtttacagtgtgtaggggttagggttacagtgtgtagggttagggttacaggagggttagggttacagtgtgtagggttagggatacagtgtgtaggggttagggttacagtgtgtaggggttaggggtgttaggggttagggatacagtgtagggttagggatacagtgttaggggttaggggttagggatacagtgtgtaggggttaggggttagggatacagtgtgtaggggttaggggttagggatacagtgtgtaggggtaggggttagggatacagtgtgtaggggttagggttacagtgtgtagggttagggatacagtgtgtaggggttagggatacagtgtgtaggggttagggatacagtgtgtaggggttagggttacagtgtgtaggggttagggatacagtgtgtaggggttagggatacagtgtgtaggggttagggatacagtgtgtaggggttagggatacagtgtgtaggggttagggatacagtgtgtaggggttagggttacagtgtgtaggggttagggatacagtgtgtaggggttagggtacagtgtgtagggttagggtacagtgtgtaggggttagggatacagtgtgtaggggttagggatacagtgtgtaggggttagggatacagtgtgtaggggttagggatacagtgtgtaggggttaggggtacagTGTGTAGGCGTTAGGGGTACAGTGTGTAGGCgttagggttacagtgtgtaggggttagggttacagtgtgtaggcgttagggttacagtgtgtaggcgttagggatacagtgtgtaggggttacagtgtgtagggttaggggtacagtgtgtaggggttagggatacagtgtgtaggggttagggatacagtgtgtaggggttagggatacagtgtgtaggggttagggatacagtgtgtaggggttaggggtacagtgtgtaggggttaggggtacagtgtgtaggggttaggggtacagtgtgtaggggttagggatacagtgtgtaggggttagggatacagtgtgtaggggttagggatacagtgtgtaggggttagggttacagtgtgtaggcgttagggatacagtgtgtaggcgttagggttacagtgtgtaggggttagggttacagtgtgtaggggttagggtactcACTCCCCCAGGTGAGACCAGATGGCCAGAGCCACCCTCAGCAGAACCTCAGAACCTTCGAAGAACACAGAGTCCCAGATCTTCAGCACGGTGTTGGGGGGCAGGCAGGTAGCAAACATGGTCAGAAACCACTGCATCGTGAACACGTTGGTCAGGGGAGGCTCGTAGCTGCCTGTAAGACAAGACACACACTGGGTTTAGTCAGGGAGGCTCGTAGCTGCCTGTaagacaagacacacacacactgggtttaGACACACACTGGGTTTAGTCAGGGGAGGCTCGTAGCTGCCTGTAAGACAAGACACACACTGGGGTTGGTCAGGGGAGTTGTAGAGGTCCGTATCAAACGCTGGCGTTAGTCTGGTCCGTGTCACACGCTGGCGTTAGTCTGGTCCGTGTCACACGCTGGCGTTAGTCTGGTCCGTGTCACACGCTGGCGTTAGTCTGGTCCGTGTCACACGCTGGCGTTAGTCTGGTCCGTGTCACACGCTGGCGTTAGTCTGGTCCGTGTCACACGCTGGCGTTAGTCTGGTCCGTGTCACACGCTGGCGTTAGTCTGGTCCGTGTCACACGCTGGCGTTAGTCTGGTCCGTGTCACACGCTGGCGTTAGTCTGGTCCGTGTCACACGCTGGCGTTAGTCTGGTCCGTGTCACACTCTGGCGTTAGTCTGGTCCGTGTCACACTCTGGCGTTAGTCTGGTCCGTGTCACACTCTGGCGTTAGTCTGGTCCGTGTCACACTCTGGCGTTAGTCTGGTCCGTGTCACACTCTGGCGTTAGTCTGGTCCGTGTCACACTCTGGCGTTAGTCAGGGGAGTTGTAGAGGTCCgtatgacagagacagacagacccaccTCCAGCCTCTCTATCAGCAGTCTTCTGCAGGAGGTGTAGGTGCTGTGAGAGATGAGGCAGCTTCATCCTCAGGAGATCTCTAAACACAGCCATGTCCACAGACAGAGAACGCAGGTTGTTGGCAAAATAGCTCTCTGGTAGCACCTTGTCTATCAGGTAGATCATCACCTGGAGGGGAGACGGAGGATCAGTTAGAATGAGTACAACAGATAAATCATCCCCTTTCAAAGCAGTGTTGTAATAAATCATCCCCTTTCACAGCAGTGTTGTAATAAATCATCCCCTTTCACAGCAGTGTTGTTGTAATAAATCATCCCCTTTCACAGCAGTGTTGTTGTAATAAATCATCCCCTTTCAGAGCAGTGTTGGAGTTTAATAAATCATCCCCTTTCACAGCAGTGTTGGGAGTGTAATAAATCATCCCCTTTCACAGCAGTGTTGTAATAAATCATCCCCTTTCACAGCAGTGTTGGAGTGTAATAAATCATCCCCTTTCAGAGCAGTATTGGAGTGTACCTTTAGTGCGTGGCTCTCGTTGCCCTCTGTAACCTCCAGTATGAGCGCCGCCAGTACGTTGAAGCCCTGACAGTATCCTACAGCCTTATTCCAGCGAGCGTACGCCAGGAGCACCCTCTTCAGCACCACCCGGTCCTGCTCCCCCTCCTGGCCGGAGTATGAACTACAACCTGTCCTGTGTAGGTCCTAATGAACAACAAGACTGTATTCAGCCATACCAGGGGACTGCATGAAATAACAAGACTGTATTCATCCATACCAGGGGACTGCATGAAATAACAAGACTGTATTCAGCCAAACCAGAGGACTGCATGAAATAACAAGACTGTAAACCAGGGGACTGCTGTATTttaatgatgaaataacacaacaGTATTAACAGACCATACCAGAGGACTGCATGAAATAACAAGACTGAGATCCAGGACCAGGaaggggactgagagagagagagacaggaagggactgagagagagagagacaggaaggagagagagagagagacaggaaggagagagagagagagacaggaagagagagagagagacagacaggaaggagagagagacaggaaggagagacaggaagagagagagagagagacaggaaggagagagagagagagagacaggaaggagagagagagacaggaaggagagagagagagagacaggaaggagagagagagagagacaggaaggagagagagagagagacaggaaggagagagagagagagagacaggaaggagagagagagagagagacaggaaggagagagagagagagagacaggaaggagagagagagagagagacaggaaggagagagagagagagagacaggaaggagagagagagagagagagagacaggaaggagagagagagacaggaaggagagaggaaggagagagagagagacaggaaggagagagagagagagagacaggaaggagagagagacaggaaggagagagagacaggaaggagagagagagagacaggaaggagagagagagagacaggaaggagagagagagagacaggaaggagagagagagagacaggaaggagagagagagaaaggaagagagagagaggaaggagagagagagagaaaggaaggagagagagagaaggaaggagagagagagagaaaggagagagagagagagaaaggagagagagagagagagagaggaaagagagagagagagaaagaaggagagagagagaaaggagaaagagagagaaaggagagagagagagaaaggagagagagagagaaaggaaggagaaagagagagagaaaggaaggagagagagagaaaggaagagagaaagagagaggagagagagaaggagagagagaggaaaggagagagagagagaaaggagagagagagagagagagagagagagagagagagagagagagaaaggagaggagagagagagagagagagagagagagaggagagagagagagagagagagagagagaaaaggagaggagagagagaggagagagagaggagagagaaagagagagaaggagagagagaaaggagagagaaaggaaggagagagagaggagagagagagaaaggaaggagagagagaaagagaggaaggagagagagaaagagaggaaggagagagagaaagagaggaagagagagagagagagagaggaaggagagagagagagaggaaggagagagagagagagagagagagagagagagaggaaggagagagagagagagagaggaaggagagagagagagaggaaggagagagagagaaaggaaggaaggagagagagagagaggaggagagaggaaagggaggaaggagagagagagagaggaaggagagagagagagagaggaggagagagagagagagagaaggagagagagaggagagagagagaggagagagagcgggagagagagagagcggaaggagagagagagagaggaaggaagagagagagagagagagagagagaggaaggagagagagagagagagagagagcgagaggaaggagagagagagagagagagagagagagaggaaggagagagagagagagagagagagagagcgagaggaaggaaggagagagagagagagagagagagagagcgagaggaaggagagagagagagagagagaggaaggagagagagagaggaggaggagagagagagagagagagaggaaggagagagagagagcgagaggaaggagagagagagagagagagagagggagagagagagagagagagagagaggaggagagagagagagagagcgagaggaaggagagagagagagagcgagaggaaggagagagagagagagcgagaggagagagagagagagagcgagaggaaggagagagagagagagcgagaggaaggagagagagagagagagagaggaaggagagagagaaggaaggagagagagagaaaggagagagagaggaaggagagagagagaaaggagagagagagagaaggagagagagagaaagagagagagagagaaggaaggagagagagagaggaaggagagagagagagagagagagagagagagagagaggaaggagagagagagagagagagaggaaggagagagagagagagagagaggaaggagagagagagagagagaggaaggagagagagagagagagagagaggaaggagagagagagagagagagaggaagagagagagagagagagagaggaaggagagagaggaaggagagagagagagagagagcggaaggagagagagagagagagcgagaggaaggagagagagagagagaggaaggagagagagagagagagaaggagagagagagagagaggagagagagagagagagagagagagagagagagagagagagaggaaggagagagagaggaagggagagagagagaaaggaaggagagagagagagaaaggaaggagagagagagagaaaggaaggagagagagagaaaggaaggagagagagagagaaaggaagagagagagagaaaggaaggagagagagaaaggaaggagagagagaaaggaaggagagagagaaaggaaggagagagagaaaggaaggagagagagaaaggaaggagagagaaaggaagagagagagaaaggaaggagagagagaggaaggagagagaaaggaaggagagagaaaggaaggagagagaaaggaaggagagagaaaggaaggagagagagaggaaggagagagagaggaaggagagagaggaaggaagagagagagaggaaggagagagagagaaaggaaggagagagaagagaggaaggagagagagaggaaggaaggagagagaggaaggagagagagaaaggaaggagagagaggaaggagagagagaggaaggagagagagaggaaggagagagagagaaaggaaggagagagagagaaaggaaggagagagaaaggaaggagagagaaaggaaggagagagagaaaggaaggagagagagaaaggaaggagagagagaaaggaaggagagagagaaaggaaggagagagagaaaggaaggagagagagaaaggaaggagagagagaaaggaaggagagagagaaaggaaggagagagagagaggaaggagagagagagaggaaggagagagagaaaggaaggagagagagagaggaaggagagagagaaaggaaggagagagagaaaggaaggagagagagaggaaggagagagagagaggaaggagagagagagaggaaggagagagaaaggaaggagagagaaaggaaggagagagaaaggaaggagagagaaaggaaggagagagagaggaaggagagagagaggaaggagagagagaggaaggagagagagaggaaggagagagaaaggaaggagagagaaaggaaggagagagaaaggaaggagagagagaggaaggagagagagaggaaggagagagagaggaaggagagagagaggaaggagagagaaaggaaggagaaaggagaggggtaTGGACCTTGTCCTGCGAATTCATGGTTCTCTCTGAACAAGGGAAGGAGGGAACAGCTGTTGTTTTCCATGATGCATTCCATGTACAAATATCCTGCTACACAAACATCAGTCTGGGTGTTACCTTAACAATCTGGATGCCCAGTGAGTCATCGTCAGGGTTACTGCGTTCGTTGAAAGCGAAGCGCAGAGTTTTGTCCCAGTCGATAGAGATACTGTGGAGGTACTGATCAGCTAGAGTCAGCCATACCTGGAGAACACATAGTATTCATATACAGTTATACTGTACACACTAGTGCTTAGACGACACACAGTAAAGagtcctgacagaggagagacgcacagtaaagagtcctgacagaggagagacgcacagtaaagagtcctgacagaggagagacgcacagtaaagagtcctgacagaggagagacgcacagtaaagagtcctgacagaggagagacgcacagtaaagagtcctgacagaggagagacgcacagtaaagagtcctgacagaggagagacgcacagtaaagagtcctgacagaggagagacgcacagtaaagagtcctgacagaggagagacgcacagtaaagagtcctgacagaggagagacgcacagtaaagagtcctgacagaggagagacgcacagtaaagagtcctgacagaggagagacgcacagtaaagagtcctgacagaggagagacgcacagtaaagagtcctgacagaggagagacgcacagtaaagagtcctgacagaggagagacgcacagtaaagagtcctgacagaggagagacacagtagagagtcctgacagaggagagacacagtaaagagtcctgacagaggagagacacacagtaaagagtcctgacagaggagagacacacagtaaAGAGTCctgcccaatttgtaagtcgctctggataagagcgtctgctaaatgacttaaatgtaaatgtaaatgtctgacagaggagagacacacagtaaagagtcctgacagaggagagacacacagtaaagagtcctgacagaggagagacacacagtaaagagtcctgacagaggagagacacacagtaaagagtcctgacagaggagagagacacagtaaagagtcctgacagaggagagacacacagtaaagagtcctgacagaggagagacacacagtaaagagtcctgacagaggagagacacacagtaaagagtcctgacagaggagagacacacagtaaagagtcctgacagaggagagacacacagtaaagagtcctgacagaggagagacacacagtaaagagtcctgacagaggagagacacacagtaaatagtcctgacagaggagagacacagtagagagtcctgacagaggagacacacagtaaagagtcctgacagaggagagacacagtaaagagtcctgacagagaagagacacagtaaagagtcctgacagaggagagacacagtaaagagtcctgacagaggagagacacagtaaagagtcctgacagagtagagacacaGTAAAGAGTCCTGACAGAGCACAGGATTTACAGTAAAGAGTCTGACAGCCATAGAAAATACTGCTTGTCCTGACAGAGTAGTTTCCTCTGGTCCAGTCACAGAGTAAACACAATCAACTGAGacctgacagagtagagacacaGTAAAGAGTCTCCACCTGGCTCATGCGCAGGTATTTCCATGGTAACAGACAAATCTACAGCCATCAAAATACTGCTTGTCCTGCACATCTGATGTGTTTCCTCTGGCTGGCCAGTCACAATAAACACCAATCAACTGGGACCTCTGGCTGGCCAGTCAGAATAAACACCAATCAACTGGGACCTCTGGCTGGCCAGTCAGAATAAACACCAATCAACTGGGACCTCTGGCTGGCCAGTCAGAATAAACACCAATCAACTGGGACCCCTGGACAGTCAGAATAAACACCAATCAACTGGGACCGCTGGCTGGCCAGTCAGAATAAACACCACTAGAGAGATGGGAGGAACTATCACATCTGTTATATCAGTAGCACTACTATGACGTACCCTCTTCCTCCACTCTTTAGGGATGCCTGTAGGAAGTCTGACCACAGCCTTCAGAGCATCAtaccactggggagagagagaacacacagatcaGATTCCCACAGATCAGATTCCCACAGATCAGATTCCCATAAATGTGATACACAGACACCTGAAACTGGGCTAAAGATGGGACACGACCATACTGACCTGTTGGAAGCCGTTCTTGCCCAGAGAAGGTTCGATGGTGAACTTTAACCTGGTGTCCACTCCTACAGAGAACAACGTACAGACTGAAGAACTCCACAATAGCAGAACGGTCAGTcaccacacacacgctctctGACGAGGCCTACTGACTAATCAGGTACATACTATCATCAGTCTAAGTACAGTGACATGGCGGGGAGGAAAATAAGCACGTCCATTACTAATGACGTCACTGCTATCCGTGCGCACCTGGGCTAAACAAACCACATGTAGTGACGTCACTGCTATCCGTGCGCACCTGGGCTAAACAAACCACATGTAATGACGTCACTGCTATCCGTGCGCACCTGGGCTAAACAAATCACATGTAATGACGTCACTGCTATCCGTGTGCACCTGGGCTAAACAAATCACATGTAATGACGTCACTGCTATCCGTGTGCACCTGGGCTAAACAAATCACATGTAATGAAACATGGCGATGTGGAAATATATTAGTGACAATGACTTTGCGTTCTTCCAATGATTTACTCTTAATCTGTTTTCAGCACCACCGAACAGCTGTGAGGTCTAGGCTCTCTGGGGCTATTCATTAAGCCAATTCGggtgcaaaacgcttcttaaaacGGGAGCAAAC
Above is a window of Oncorhynchus gorbuscha isolate QuinsamMale2020 ecotype Even-year unplaced genomic scaffold, OgorEven_v1.0 Un_scaffold_639, whole genome shotgun sequence DNA encoding:
- the LOC124019612 gene encoding TBC1 domain family member 30-like, whose translation is MSSQAENVAELLEIDICDGDICSEGESGVFINSGSGSPSPRSSIVDCLLVEIYDTYSSARLSVDCPDSSTEASSSELFCRSNTGSSFLQELQEKHTRRHQVNYLSQKAPEELSCIIGEVRYRTGLQSAKLLRQLKRRDRLSHKLQKNYDIITACLQAVSQKRRVDTRLKFTIEPSLGKNGFQQWYDALKAVVRLPTGIPKEWRKRVWLTLADQYLHSISIDWDKTLRFAFNERSNPDDDSLGIQIVKDLHRTGCSSYSGQEGEQDRVVLKRVLLAYARWNKAVGYCQGFNVLAALILEVTEGNESHALKVMIYLIDKVLPESYFANNLRSLSVDMAVFRDLLRMKLPHLSQHLHLLQKTADREAGGSYEPPLTNVFTMQWFLTMFATCLPPNTVLKIWDSVFFEGSEVLLRVALAIWSHLGEHIEYCQTADEFYSTMGWITQEMLENSLIDCSHLMQTVYSMAVFPFPQLAELREKYTYNITPSPPPPPTAVVV